The Pseudomonas extremaustralis genome contains a region encoding:
- a CDS encoding efflux RND transporter permease subunit, translated as MRGLNLSELAVKHRAVTLFLIIAILAAGIFSFGKLGRAEDPSFTVKVMTITAAWPGATAQEMQEQVADRLEKRLQELDYYDRVETIAQPGFVSMRMTFKESTRPGEIQDLFYQTRKKLSDEAAKLPKGVIGPFFNDEYSDVYFALYALEAEHLPHRQQVQMAEDLRQGLLDLPGVKKVNILGEQAQRIFVEFSYERLATLGIKPGQIFAALAAQNAVAPSGFVETAGARAYIRIDGAFDSLGLIENVPLEANGRVLRIADVASVSRGYEDPPSYRIRHQGDPALMLGVIMEKHWNGLELDKSLKAQEARIQADLPLGVNFAKVSDQAKNISLAVNEFMLKFFVALAVVMLISLLALGFRVGLVVAAAVPLTLSIVFVIMLLTGREFDRITLGALIISLGLLVDDAIIAIEMMVVKLEEGFDRIHAATFAWHSTAAPMLTGTLVTIIGFLPVGFARSGAGEYAGNIFWIVGFALISSWLVAVVFTPYLGVKLLPPIKPVPGGHDAIYAGRYYQALRSLVQACVRRRWRVTGLVVAAFVLCVVGMGVVKKQFFPNSDRSELILEVYMPPGSAFKSTEAVAAQLEQALLQEPQTQLVDTYVGGGAPRFFLSLNPEMPDPAFAKLIVQTPDSHARDALKQRMRERIAAGEFPAARVRVTQLLFGPPVPFPVVFRVSGPDVDVLRGLSEAVRKVVAANTLTKDAFLDWGERASGYRLVLDQDRLRLLGFTPDEVKSQLNALLSGNPITEVREGNRTVSVVARAQGNQRENLGNLSNMTLTNSAGASVPLAQVGQFQAVMEEPILKRRNRATTVEVRADIIDGVQPPDVEMAVFKDLQPLIAKLPAGYRIDIGGPVEESAKANVALAALFPIMILLTLTVIMFQVRSFGVMLMVFATAPLGLIGAVPTLLLFNQPFGFNAILGLIGIGGILMRNTLIFTDQIRQNQEHGMAIHEAIIEATVRRARPVILTALAAALAFIPLTLSVFWSSLAYVLIGGVLVGTLLTLLFLPALCSLVLGREKTKVVETSHITAG; from the coding sequence ATGCGCGGCCTCAACCTCTCCGAACTGGCGGTCAAGCACCGCGCGGTCACGTTGTTCCTGATTATCGCGATCCTCGCCGCCGGGATTTTCTCGTTCGGCAAACTGGGGCGCGCCGAAGACCCCTCGTTTACGGTCAAGGTCATGACCATCACCGCCGCCTGGCCCGGAGCTACCGCCCAGGAAATGCAGGAGCAAGTGGCCGACCGCCTGGAGAAACGCCTGCAGGAACTGGACTACTACGACCGCGTCGAGACCATTGCCCAGCCGGGTTTCGTGTCCATGCGCATGACCTTCAAGGAGTCCACGCGCCCCGGCGAAATCCAGGATCTGTTCTACCAGACCCGCAAAAAGCTCAGCGATGAGGCGGCGAAGCTCCCCAAAGGCGTCATCGGGCCATTTTTCAACGACGAATATTCCGATGTGTACTTCGCGCTGTACGCCCTGGAAGCCGAGCACCTGCCCCATCGCCAGCAGGTGCAGATGGCCGAAGACTTGCGTCAGGGCCTCCTCGACCTGCCAGGCGTGAAGAAGGTCAACATCCTTGGCGAACAGGCACAGCGGATCTTTGTCGAGTTCTCCTACGAACGCCTGGCGACCCTGGGCATCAAGCCCGGTCAGATCTTCGCCGCCCTCGCCGCGCAAAACGCCGTGGCGCCTTCGGGCTTTGTGGAAACCGCCGGGGCCCGCGCCTATATCCGTATCGACGGCGCCTTCGACAGCCTGGGGTTGATTGAAAACGTGCCGCTGGAAGCCAACGGCCGTGTGCTGCGCATCGCCGATGTGGCCAGCGTCAGCCGTGGCTATGAAGACCCGCCCAGCTACCGCATCCGCCACCAGGGCGACCCGGCGCTGATGCTCGGGGTCATCATGGAGAAGCATTGGAACGGCCTGGAACTGGACAAAAGCCTCAAGGCCCAGGAGGCCAGAATCCAGGCGGACCTGCCCTTGGGGGTGAACTTCGCCAAAGTCTCCGACCAGGCGAAAAACATCAGCCTGGCGGTGAATGAATTCATGCTCAAATTCTTCGTCGCTCTCGCGGTGGTCATGCTGATCAGCCTGTTGGCCCTGGGCTTTCGCGTGGGGTTGGTGGTGGCGGCGGCGGTGCCGCTGACCTTGTCGATAGTGTTTGTGATCATGCTGCTCACCGGCCGCGAGTTCGACCGCATCACCCTGGGCGCGTTGATCATTTCCCTGGGCCTGTTGGTGGACGATGCAATCATCGCCATCGAAATGATGGTGGTGAAACTCGAAGAAGGCTTCGACCGGATTCACGCCGCCACCTTCGCCTGGCATTCCACGGCCGCGCCGATGCTCACCGGGACGCTGGTGACGATCATCGGCTTTCTGCCGGTGGGGTTCGCCCGCTCCGGCGCCGGGGAATATGCCGGCAATATTTTCTGGATCGTCGGTTTTGCCCTGATCTCATCCTGGCTGGTGGCGGTGGTGTTCACTCCGTATCTGGGGGTGAAGCTGCTGCCGCCCATCAAGCCGGTACCCGGCGGCCACGACGCGATTTACGCCGGCCGCTATTACCAAGCCCTGCGCAGCCTGGTGCAAGCCTGCGTGCGTCGACGCTGGCGGGTGACCGGGCTGGTGGTCGCCGCGTTTGTACTGTGTGTGGTGGGCATGGGCGTGGTGAAGAAGCAGTTCTTCCCCAACTCCGACCGTTCCGAGTTGATTCTCGAGGTGTATATGCCGCCCGGCAGCGCCTTCAAAAGCACCGAAGCGGTGGCCGCGCAACTGGAACAGGCGCTGTTGCAGGAACCTCAGACCCAACTGGTCGACACCTATGTGGGCGGCGGTGCGCCACGCTTTTTCCTGTCGCTGAACCCCGAAATGCCAGACCCGGCGTTCGCCAAGCTGATCGTGCAAACCCCGGACTCCCATGCTCGCGATGCGTTGAAGCAGCGCATGCGTGAACGCATTGCCGCTGGCGAGTTTCCGGCGGCGCGGGTACGGGTGACACAACTGCTGTTCGGCCCGCCCGTGCCGTTCCCGGTGGTGTTCCGGGTTTCCGGGCCAGATGTGGATGTGTTGCGCGGGCTGTCCGAAGCGGTGCGCAAAGTCGTCGCCGCCAACACGCTGACCAAGGATGCCTTCCTCGATTGGGGCGAGCGCGCCAGCGGCTATCGCCTGGTACTGGATCAGGATCGCCTGCGCCTGCTGGGTTTCACCCCCGACGAGGTCAAATCCCAGCTCAACGCCTTGCTCAGCGGCAACCCGATCACGGAAGTGCGCGAAGGCAACCGCACGGTCTCCGTGGTCGCCCGCGCCCAGGGCAACCAGCGCGAGAACCTCGGCAACCTCAGCAACATGACCCTGACCAACAGCGCCGGCGCGTCGGTGCCATTGGCCCAGGTCGGGCAGTTCCAGGCGGTAATGGAAGAACCGATCCTCAAGCGCCGCAACCGCGCGACCACCGTGGAAGTGCGCGCCGACATCATTGACGGCGTGCAACCGCCCGATGTGGAAATGGCCGTGTTCAAAGACCTGCAACCGCTGATCGCCAAGCTGCCCGCCGGCTATCGGATCGACATCGGCGGCCCGGTGGAAGAAAGCGCCAAGGCCAACGTCGCCCTGGCGGCGCTGTTCCCGATCATGATCCTGCTGACGCTCACGGTGATCATGTTCCAGGTACGCTCGTTCGGCGTGATGTTAATGGTCTTCGCCACCGCGCCCCTGGGCTTGATCGGCGCGGTGCCGACATTGTTGCTGTTCAATCAGCCCTTCGGGTTTAACGCGATTCTGGGCTTGATCGGCATTGGCGGAATCTTGATGCGCAACACGCTGATCTTTACCGACCAGATTCGCCAGAACCAGGAACACGGCATGGCGATTCACGAAGCGATCATCGAAGCCACCGTGCGCCGTGCGCGGCCGGTGATCCTCACCGCACTGGCGGCGGCGCTGGCGTTCATTCCGCTGACGTTGTCGGTGTTCTGGTCGTCCCTGGCCTACGTGCTGATTGGCGGGGTGTTGGTGGGGACGCTACTGACCCTGCTGTTTTTGCCCGCGCTATGCAGCTTGGTGCTGGGGCGGGAGAAGACAAAGGTTGTCGAAACGTCCCACATAACTGCCGGATAA